Part of the Paenibacillus terrae HPL-003 genome is shown below.
GAGGTACTTTGTAGATTCGCCGTTTCTGACGTTGGATACGAGAAGATGGCTGGTTCAAAAGAAACCGAGAGCGATAGGGTGCGATTTTTTCGAGGAGTATGCGGCAAGGTCTAAAGATTTTACCTCAGAAGAATTCATCGTGCATGAGCCGCAAAGGCAATTGCTACGATAATGCGTGCATAGAATCATTCCACAGTGTGCTCAAAAAGGAACTCATCTACCTAGAAAAATTCAAGACACGCGAGCAAGCTAGCACAAAAAAGCGATAACATAATAAAGTATGCCCACACTGGGAAACACTTTATTATGTATCGCTTAATTTAAAAAGATTTAATAGAGTGATAGGGTTATATATGTGTCTACACCATTCTTGGAATAAAGAATCGAGAAATTACGCACCAATCGCTTGCTATAATAGCAGCTTTTGCTCTGTTATAGTAGCGTGTAGCGTTTGAACATACTGACATCCAGGATTTTCGGTACTCGACCGCCAAGCGATCTCTGATTTTTCTGGAATGAATACGTACCCCGCCTTATCAGGCTCAAATCTCTCTCGTATACATGTTCTGATCCTGCAATCGAATCAGTATTTTGCCAAAACGTCCACCCTCCTGGATAACTACTTTGCCGGACGGATATGCTTGCTCCAAATAGTCAGCGATTATTTTCCGATTCCGCTCATCAGCAGGCAGACGGTGATGGCGAAGCCAAGTCAGCGCTTCCTGTAATGCAACTTCTCTGGGGACTTCCGTCGTTTTCGTTTCCCGCGTGATTAGCGATTCGTATGCATAACCTTTAAGATACAGCAGATGCAGCAAATATCCCATTTCCATAAGTTTCGTATGGTAGGGCTGACCGGTGATGAGCGGCCAAATTTCATTCACCAGGCTGTGCTCCGCAGGACTTACCGGCATACTGATATAACAGAACTTTCGAGCGCAATGAAGCACCTTCTCCACGCTCTCCCAATTGTGAATGACCGGACACATCGAGACAAAGACGAGATCGAAGGCCTGGTTCCAGCCTATGGCCCGCACGTCAATATCTTCAAACGGTTCGGGTACAATCTTCACCTGGTCTTCGGCGAACCTCGAGATGTTTTCTTCCAACAATTCGACCAGCGGGGGAGAAGTCTCTATGGCGGTTACACGGGCCCCTCGCTCTGCAAACGGAACCGAGAACACTCCCGAAGCGGCGCCAATATCCAGAACGGAGGCGTTTTCGAATCGAATTCCTTGTCCTTCAAGCCAGTTCATGATCCGTTCGGTTCGTTTTCTTCCCTCTTCGTTAAACGATTGTTCGTTGAAGGTCTTGGCCTTATCGTCAAAAGATCTGGCAGGATCGATTCCATTCTTTTTCATCCTGTTGATTTTCAAATCGGACTCGTCTTTCCATGCTTTTTCCCATATGGCTGCATTAAAAAAATCGTTCATGAATATTCCCCACGCTTTCCTTATAGTTTATGGATTCCCCTAAACGAACGGCCTGATTCATGCCGACGCCTGTTCATGTTCCTGCGATTTCCCTTTACGGAGAAAGAGACCGATTACGAGCACAACGATGACGCCGAACCAGAACGCGTTGTTGATACCGGCTGCGAGTCCTTTGGCGATTTCCGCTGGAGCCTGCGGATCGCTCGCTCCGCTCAAGTACTGCTTCTGTCCGCCCGACATAATACTAATATACAAGGCAGTACCGATTGCGCCGGACACCAGCTGCAGCGTATTCAAGATCGCCGTCCCGTGCGGGTGCAGATGGCTTGGCAACTGGTTGAGCCCAGCTGTCTATGCGGGCATCATGACTAGCGCGATGTGAACGGCGACGAGGAAGCCGGTGCTCGTTGCTTCGTCGAATCGGGTGAATTTCCACAACGAGACGACGGCAACGGCCAATCCTGGGATGACCAGAACGCGAGGCCCAAACTTGTCAAACAGCTTGCCTGAGATCGGGGTCATGAACCCGTTCACAATCCCGCCGGGAAGGAGGATCAAACCGGACTTGAATGCCGTAACCGTGAGCACACCTTGCATAAACATCGGAAGCATGATCGCCGATGAGAACAATGTCATCATAAGTACGAACAGCAGCACCGCGACAAGCGCAAATGTCGATTACTCATCTGTTTCTCCCCCAAGCCTCTGTATTTAGTTCATTGTTGATCACCGCGGCGGCAAACGAGCCTAAAGAGGCGGCAGCAATGGCTTGATGCAATCGCGATGTAGCATCTCCAGCACTAAATACACCCGGAACATTCGTTTTCCCGAACTCGTCGACGACGACCGCCCCCGTTTCCGTGATCTGGCATCCGATAGCTCGCGGCAAGTCCGATCCCGTAACTAGCTCCGGTTTGAAAAAGATCCCCCTGCATGGAACGATCGTCCCGTCTTTAAGAACGACTTGCCGCACGATCCCGTCGCTAGAGTCAATGTGCCGGATCGGCGAGTCGAACAGAGGCACTTGATTCCGCTGGAGTTCCTCTCGCTCGGCATCCGTCAGTTCATCGGGGCCATTCGTGCAGACGGTAAATCGGTTCGTCCAACCGGATATGAGCGGAGCGAAATGCATAAGCTCGGCCCCCTTTGTAATGATGACAAGCGGCTGATCCCTTAACTCCCAGCCGTCGCAATACGGGCAGACGAAAGCGCTTTTCCCGTATACCTCCGCCAGACCCGGAACGTCCAACGGCCGATCCTTCATCCCGACGGTAAACAATACTTTTTTGCTTGCAAAAGTTTGTCCTTGCTCAGTCTCAATTTGAAATCGGCCGTCGATTCCCGCGATCGACACCGCCATATCCGGCACGAATGATACGGAAGGATAGGCGCCGATCTCTTCCTTCGCAATGCGCCGAAATTCGCCGGGACTTATTCCGTCTCGGGTCAGAAACCCGTGAGTCTCGTGGGTTACAGCGTTACGAGGACGGCCTTCATCGATCACCGCTACATGTTTCCTCGCCCTCCCAAGCACTAGGGCAGCGCTCAACCCAGATGGACCGCCGCCAATAATCGCCACATCGAGAAGCTTTTTATCCATCATAAATTACATCCTCCATGGATCGATAATATCCATAATTAGAATACAAAAAGTGCATCACTTCTTGTTTACCTCGTGGCTGCAACGCTTGAACGCCTCATCCAATACCGACTGAATCGTATGTTCCTGCAAGTATTGGTACAGATGCTGTTCCGCGCCGTTCATAACTTTCTCAACCAAACATTCGTTTTTTTCCGGACGTTTCTGATCCCGTTGTGTAGCTCCCTCTTCTGCTAACAACTGATGCTGCCGCGAACTCGAATTCGAGCATTCGAATAACTGCTGTCTTCCTTCAATCACTTGAATTACATCAAGAAATAGTTTCCCTCCCCCTTCTCAATATCACCATTATTATAGACCCTTAATATCCATAATAAATGATTCAACTCCAAATTGCAATGACATTCTTGGTCCGAACTTTGCTTCCAGTGGGGAGGGAAATCTTGAAATCACATCAACGTGGCTGTCTCGCTCTCCTTATGTTCAAAAAATTTTCGGGAATTACGTCGCCATCCCAATCCGATTCGCTACACGTTATTATCGGCCTTCTTCTGGCTTCAGAGCATGGACGCACAGAGGAATACAACGAGGTTATCAGTAGATTCCCCATTTAATGAAATGAAAGAATTCCTATAACAAGGAGAAATAAATAAATGTGATATAAATCCCAAAACTATGGTGGAGAATTTTGGGCTCACCGAAAAACAATATGGGCATATGCTCATTATCCGCAATCGACTCATATGTATAGTCATTATCCTCAGTCGACTCATATGCACAATTTGAAAAATGAAACATTAGCAGTCGTTGAGCCTTGGGTAAAAAACGGTTTGTGGGAAGCCAAAACCATTTCCACGGAGCATGCTTTAAGAGAGGTCGCAGCAGTTTCCTACCTCATCGGTAGAGGATATCATCCGCAACATGCTCATCAAATTGTGGAATCGTGGTGGCATCATCAATAAAACAGGAATGTATAAATGGATCGCCTATGTGGTCCATTTGTACTTTAAAATAAAAGCGATCATGCATACTAAGCATGGTCGCTTTGTTTTTTTCAACAATCGCGACTCTACACCTTACCCAAAGAAAGAATTGCAAGCAATCAAAATAATGATAACTCCGCTTAAGACCGTGCTGAACTGACCTAAAGTGAAAGAGCCGATGCGAATCGCCGACATTTTTTGTCCCAGGACCACACCAAGCCAGACCGTGATATAACTGCCGATTGCTGCGGTCAGAGAGATGGCTAGCGGTGATAGTCCTATCAGACCTGCACCGATCCCATTCGTAACAGCATTAGCGGCAAGTGCAACCCCCAGCACCGCTGCCTCAAGGTATCCTATAGAACCTGATTTATCTTTATCCACCGTTTCGGGATTTTGCAGAATTCCTTCGAGTGATCCACCTGACGCAGCCTCCCCGGCTTCTTCACCGTCCTGGCTGGATTCCTGCTTCTTACGTGGTACTGCCAGCAGAATAATGCGGGCACCGACAATGAACAGCAATAACGCTCCAATCAGGACGGGGAATACGCCCGGAAGAATCTTTGCCAGCCACTGACCGGATATAATCCCTGTCATGCTAAGGATGAAACAGATAACCGCAATGATTAAATTTGATAAATAGTTAATACGGATACCCCGAATCCCATAAGATATTCCAACACCCAAATTATCCAGACTGGAAGATATGGCAAAGCCAAAAATTAAAAACCAAGCAACCATGGGGCTCACTCCTTGTTGTCTGTTTACACTCATACTATTGAGCATATTGCAAATAGGTGCTCATCATTTCTAAAAATGTTGAGATC
Proteins encoded:
- a CDS encoding NAD(P)/FAD-dependent oxidoreductase: MDKKLLDVAIIGGGPSGLSAALVLGRARKHVAVIDEGRPRNAVTHETHGFLTRDGISPGEFRRIAKEEIGAYPSVSFVPDMAVSIAGIDGRFQIETEQGQTFASKKVLFTVGMKDRPLDVPGLAEVYGKSAFVCPYCDGWELRDQPLVIITKGAELMHFAPLISGWTNRFTVCTNGPDELTDAEREELQRNQVPLFDSPIRHIDSSDGIVRQVVLKDGTIVPCRGIFFKPELVTGSDLPRAIGCQITETGAVVVDEFGKTNVPGVFSAGDATSRLHQAIAAASLGSFAAAVINNELNTEAWGRNR
- a CDS encoding class I SAM-dependent methyltransferase, producing MNDFFNAAIWEKAWKDESDLKINRMKKNGIDPARSFDDKAKTFNEQSFNEEGRKRTERIMNWLEGQGIRFENASVLDIGAASGVFSVPFAERGARVTAIETSPPLVELLEENISRFAEDQVKIVPEPFEDIDVRAIGWNQAFDLVFVSMCPVIHNWESVEKVLHCARKFCYISMPVSPAEHSLVNEIWPLITGQPYHTKLMEMGYLLHLLYLKGYAYESLITRETKTTEVPREVALQEALTWLRHHRLPADERNRKIIADYLEQAYPSGKVVIQEGGRFGKILIRLQDQNMYTREI
- the ytaF gene encoding sporulation membrane protein YtaF, which translates into the protein MVAWFLIFGFAISSSLDNLGVGISYGIRGIRINYLSNLIIAVICFILSMTGIISGQWLAKILPGVFPVLIGALLLFIVGARIILLAVPRKKQESSQDGEEAGEAASGGSLEGILQNPETVDKDKSGSIGYLEAAVLGVALAANAVTNGIGAGLIGLSPLAISLTAAIGSYITVWLGVVLGQKMSAIRIGSFTLGQFSTVLSGVIIILIACNSFFG
- a CDS encoding cyclase family protein; this translates as MVIILLNTGWSDKTWGQFPRYFVDSPFLTLDTRRWLVQKKPRAIGCDFFEEYAARSKDFTSEEFIVHEPQRQLLR
- a CDS encoding drug resistance transporter EmrB/QacA subfamily protein, which codes for MNTLQLVSGAIGTALYISIMSGGQKQYLSGASDPQAPAEIAKGLAAGINNAFWFGVIVVLVIGLFLRKGKSQEHEQASA